One genomic region from Natrinema caseinilyticum encodes:
- a CDS encoding CapA family protein yields MPLRIGFTGDVMLGRLVDDRQRTRPVDAVWGTTLERLRELDGLVINLECCLSTRGQKWQRTYRPFHFRADPDWAVPALERADVDACALANNHVLDYEAVALRDTLDVLDEAGIARAGAGETIDDALNPAVWTIDEIEHGARDGDTARAVDVALVSFTDNTPEYAADEDSPGTAWIEMDVDDARTRQRTREALERARDADPDLLIASLHWGPNMVTEPPDAFRRFGRWLIEEGVDVVHGHSAHVFHGIEVHESRPIVYDAGDFVDDYRVDPELRNDRSFLFVLTVTSDGRPTELRLHPTEIDDWSVAEASPAAAEWSRDRMRGLSARFGTEFERDGEALVLSLEEGSEA; encoded by the coding sequence ATGCCCCTTCGAATCGGCTTTACGGGCGACGTCATGCTCGGGCGACTCGTCGACGACCGCCAGCGCACCCGTCCCGTCGACGCCGTCTGGGGAACCACCCTCGAGCGGCTGCGCGAGCTGGACGGGCTAGTGATCAACCTCGAGTGCTGTCTCTCGACGCGAGGCCAAAAGTGGCAGCGGACGTATCGGCCGTTTCACTTTCGGGCCGACCCCGACTGGGCCGTCCCCGCACTCGAGCGCGCCGACGTCGACGCCTGCGCGCTGGCGAACAATCACGTGTTAGATTACGAGGCGGTGGCGCTCCGGGACACGCTCGACGTCCTCGACGAGGCGGGGATCGCCCGGGCTGGTGCGGGAGAAACGATCGACGACGCACTGAACCCCGCGGTTTGGACGATCGACGAAATCGAACACGGCGCGAGAGACGGCGACACTGCTCGCGCGGTCGACGTTGCACTGGTGTCGTTCACCGATAACACGCCGGAGTACGCCGCCGACGAGGACTCGCCGGGGACGGCCTGGATCGAGATGGACGTCGACGATGCACGAACTCGACAGCGCACGCGGGAGGCGCTCGAGCGCGCACGCGACGCCGATCCGGATCTCCTTATCGCCTCCCTTCACTGGGGGCCGAACATGGTCACGGAACCGCCGGACGCGTTCCGGCGGTTCGGCCGATGGCTAATCGAGGAGGGCGTCGACGTCGTCCACGGGCACAGCGCCCACGTCTTCCACGGGATCGAGGTCCACGAGAGCCGCCCGATCGTCTACGACGCGGGCGACTTCGTCGACGATTACAGGGTCGACCCCGAGTTGCGAAACGATCGGAGCTTCCTGTTCGTGCTCACGGTGACCTCGGACGGCCGGCCGACGGAACTCCGACTCCATCCGACCGAGATAGACGACTGGTCGGTCGCCGAGGCGAGCCCGGCGGCCGCCGAGTGGTCACGCGACCGAATGCGCGGGCTGTCCGCCCGATTCGGCACCGAATTCGAACGGGACGGCGAGGCGCTCGTCCTGTCGCTCGAGGAG
- a CDS encoding DUF7123 family protein, giving the protein MSTTAQPSTESKERRLKRYLRDRAEDGELYFKGKFIADDVGMSPKEIGALMAKLSGSVSDLEIEKWSYTSATTWRVAPA; this is encoded by the coding sequence ATGAGCACGACAGCCCAACCCTCCACAGAAAGCAAGGAACGCCGCCTGAAACGCTATCTTCGCGACCGTGCCGAAGATGGAGAACTCTACTTCAAAGGCAAGTTCATCGCAGACGACGTTGGTATGTCTCCAAAAGAAATCGGCGCGCTCATGGCCAAGCTCTCGGGCTCGGTTAGCGACCTCGAGATCGAGAAGTGGTCGTACACGAGCGCGACGACGTGGCGCGTCGCGCCCGCCTGA
- a CDS encoding molybdopterin synthase: MYVLGIRDGGAGGDTVERVVDQTVDRLSERGRVGVVRYDATIADGTQVRKSMGGDVTYELGADGDWTASGTGLTVGDAIDRLVTDCAYAIVVGVSGLRYPSIVVGPGVDGSSVEIDPDEDVIATVETPSELADVPLVQRLESAEPHETLESIVARVKRSPSADRAGAIATFTGRVRGKDSADDARTQYLEFEKYEGIADERMAALEADLEARHGVFDVELHHRTGVVADGEDIVFVVVLAGHREEAFRTVEDGINRLKDEVPLFKKEVTVEDEFWVHDRP; this comes from the coding sequence ATGTACGTACTCGGTATTCGCGACGGCGGTGCGGGCGGCGACACCGTAGAGCGGGTCGTCGACCAGACCGTCGATCGGCTCTCGGAGCGAGGGAGGGTGGGCGTCGTCAGGTACGACGCGACGATCGCGGACGGCACGCAAGTTCGAAAATCGATGGGCGGCGACGTCACGTACGAACTGGGTGCGGACGGAGATTGGACCGCGTCCGGTACCGGGCTAACCGTCGGCGATGCGATAGACCGCCTCGTGACGGATTGCGCCTATGCGATCGTCGTCGGCGTCTCCGGGCTGCGATACCCGTCGATCGTGGTGGGCCCCGGGGTGGACGGATCGAGCGTCGAAATCGACCCCGACGAGGACGTCATCGCGACCGTCGAGACCCCGAGCGAACTCGCGGACGTCCCCCTCGTACAGCGCCTCGAGTCGGCGGAACCTCACGAGACCCTCGAGTCGATAGTGGCCCGCGTCAAACGATCACCGTCGGCGGACAGAGCGGGTGCGATCGCGACCTTCACCGGTCGCGTCCGCGGCAAAGATAGCGCGGACGACGCGCGAACGCAATATCTCGAGTTCGAGAAGTACGAGGGCATCGCCGACGAACGAATGGCGGCCCTGGAAGCGGACCTCGAGGCGCGACACGGCGTCTTCGACGTCGAACTCCATCACCGGACCGGTGTCGTCGCGGACGGAGAGGACATCGTCTTCGTCGTCGTCCTCGCAGGCCACCGCGAGGAGGCGTTCCGGACCGTCGAGGATGGAATCAATCGTCTAAAAGACGAAGTACCACTGTTCAAGAAGGAAGTGACCGTCGAGGACGAGTTCTGGGTCCACGACCGACCGTGA